The Nocardia arthritidis genome has a window encoding:
- a CDS encoding MFS transporter has translation MTYALPRKVAAATVIGTTMEWYDFMLYGTASALIFNKQFFPTLSPAAGTLAAFSTFAVGFGARPIGGLLFGHFGDRIGRKATLVVSLLLMGVSSTLIGAVPNYASIGFWAPALLVALRLLQGIGLGGEGTGAVVLSMEHAPHGRVNRYASYPQLGTPAGLIIANAVFLGTSALLPDAAFLDWGWRIPFLLSAILVGLGLVVRLGIDESPVFATAAERGELVAFPLRDSLRLGVVRLVLISLATIATGAVVYLFMAFTLTYGTKAIGYSRNFLLLAVIIASIVWCATMPLWGALGDKFGTRRVFAFGMAALLVWCAVYFPLLNTGNAVAAYIALLGMGAVLPIGHSVGGIIVAELFPAAVRYSGASLVIQVSVALGGGFAPLIAAALWDATGGSGGVTCYAMGLSALSLISTVLLAQTGRPSAPATAAVSRSVTRSGDQPRHTVRS, from the coding sequence CGGCACCACCATGGAGTGGTACGACTTCATGCTCTACGGCACGGCATCGGCGCTGATCTTCAACAAACAGTTCTTCCCGACGCTGAGCCCGGCCGCGGGCACGCTGGCCGCGTTCAGCACGTTCGCGGTCGGCTTCGGCGCGCGGCCGATCGGCGGGCTGCTGTTCGGCCATTTCGGCGACCGGATCGGCCGTAAGGCGACGCTGGTGGTCTCGCTGCTGCTGATGGGTGTGAGCTCGACGCTGATCGGCGCGGTGCCGAATTACGCGAGCATCGGATTCTGGGCGCCCGCACTGCTTGTCGCGCTGCGGTTGCTCCAGGGCATCGGGCTCGGCGGCGAGGGCACGGGCGCGGTGGTGCTCTCGATGGAGCATGCGCCGCACGGCCGGGTCAACCGGTACGCGAGCTATCCGCAGCTGGGCACGCCCGCCGGTTTGATCATCGCCAATGCCGTCTTCCTCGGCACCAGCGCGCTGCTGCCGGATGCCGCGTTCCTGGACTGGGGGTGGCGAATCCCGTTCCTGCTCAGCGCGATTCTGGTGGGGCTCGGGTTGGTGGTGCGCCTCGGCATCGACGAATCGCCGGTATTCGCGACCGCCGCCGAACGCGGTGAGCTGGTGGCCTTCCCGCTGCGGGATTCGTTGCGGCTCGGCGTGGTTCGGCTCGTCCTCATCTCGCTGGCGACCATCGCGACCGGTGCGGTGGTCTACCTGTTCATGGCGTTCACGCTGACCTACGGCACCAAGGCCATCGGATACAGCCGGAATTTCCTGCTGCTCGCGGTGATCATCGCGTCGATCGTCTGGTGCGCGACCATGCCGCTGTGGGGTGCGCTCGGCGACAAGTTCGGCACCAGAAGGGTTTTCGCATTCGGCATGGCCGCGCTGCTGGTGTGGTGCGCGGTCTACTTCCCGCTGCTGAACACCGGTAATGCGGTGGCGGCGTATATCGCGCTGCTCGGCATGGGTGCCGTACTGCCGATCGGGCACAGCGTCGGCGGGATCATCGTCGCCGAGCTGTTCCCGGCCGCGGTCCGCTATTCCGGCGCCTCCCTGGTGATTCAGGTCTCGGTGGCGCTCGGCGGCGGTTTCGCGCCGTTGATCGCGGCGGCGCTGTGGGATGCCACCGGCGGCTCCGGCGGCGTCACCTGCTACGCGATGGGGCTCAGCGCGCTCAGTTTGATAAGCACGGTACTGCTGGCTCAGACCGGAAGGCCGAGCGCGCCCGCCACCGCCGCGGTGAGCCGGTCGGTGACCCGTTCCGGCGACCAGCCCCGGCACACCGTCAGGTCGTAG
- a CDS encoding TetR/AcrR family transcriptional regulator, with the protein MPDTTGIEPPARRLSRVALSTGETTRGGGPAKTRSDAQRSIAMLIDAVGGLLESGRLGFSVPELAGAAGVGVATAYRHFPTPLDAMQAFHRRAIEQLVAALGAIDPAAEPTARFHDFCRVWVAEAMRWGPAVRHIRSNKGFIERLDAGDESITALHDILADVLGSLVAQDEAASFEATYAVLLWITVFDERVIYDLTVCRGWSPERVTDRLTAAVAGALGLPV; encoded by the coding sequence ATGCCGGATACGACCGGCATCGAACCTCCGGCCCGGCGGCTGAGTCGAGTGGCACTCTCGACCGGCGAGACCACCCGCGGCGGCGGACCGGCGAAGACGCGCAGTGACGCGCAGCGCAGCATTGCGATGCTGATCGACGCCGTCGGCGGCCTGCTCGAATCCGGCCGCCTCGGCTTCTCCGTCCCGGAACTCGCCGGGGCGGCCGGGGTCGGCGTCGCGACCGCGTACCGGCATTTCCCGACACCGCTCGATGCCATGCAGGCCTTCCATCGGCGGGCGATCGAACAGCTGGTCGCGGCCCTCGGGGCGATCGACCCCGCCGCCGAGCCGACGGCGCGCTTCCACGACTTCTGCCGAGTCTGGGTGGCCGAGGCGATGCGCTGGGGGCCCGCGGTGCGGCACATCCGCAGCAACAAGGGTTTCATCGAGCGACTCGACGCGGGTGACGAATCCATCACCGCGCTGCACGACATCCTCGCCGATGTACTGGGATCCCTTGTGGCACAGGATGAAGCCGCATCCTTCGAGGCGACCTACGCGGTGCTGCTGTGGATCACCGTCTTCGACGAGCGGGTGATCTACGACCTGACGGTGTGCCGGGGCTGGTCGCCGGAACGGGTCACCGACCGGCTCACCGCGGCGGTGGCGGGCGCGCTCGGCCTTCCGGTCTGA
- a CDS encoding amino acid permease, which produces MAAPTRLGPNNPAAPGAPPTANNELKRSLGRFDLIAMGVGTIVGAGIFVTTGVAAATKAGPAIVLSFVLAGLICVLVALCYSELAAMTPFSGSAYTYTRATMGETPAFLVGWNLLLEYAVAAAAVAIGWSGLFGAALHSLFGVTLPHAISAGPSDGGVLNLPAVLITAAIVAILVFDVKVTAVVVKTLVAVTIGVLVLVIAVGGPHIEPGRWSPFLPFGVNGIAAGAALAFFAYLGFDIVATSAEETRRPARDLPWAIIGSVVVATALYVAVSAVLTGVAPYESLDNAAPVATALAAIGAGWIGKVILVASVVALTKGLLMLFYGQTRLIFAMSRDGMLPPVLCRTSSRGVPVRTGLVLGVIIAVVAGLLPIATVAELVNIGALFAFVTVAIGVVVLRRTAADRHRPFRVPFMPVVPIAAVAGCAWLATTFEALTWLRFAVWSAVGAAVYFGYGRGHSVAAPTKGRA; this is translated from the coding sequence ATGGCCGCACCGACTCGACTCGGCCCGAACAATCCCGCAGCCCCCGGCGCACCGCCGACGGCGAATAACGAACTCAAACGCTCACTCGGGCGATTCGACCTGATCGCCATGGGCGTCGGCACCATCGTCGGCGCGGGCATCTTCGTCACCACCGGTGTCGCCGCGGCCACCAAGGCCGGGCCCGCCATCGTCCTGTCCTTCGTGCTGGCCGGGCTGATCTGCGTACTCGTCGCGCTGTGCTACAGCGAACTCGCCGCCATGACACCGTTTTCCGGCAGCGCGTACACCTACACCCGGGCCACCATGGGCGAGACGCCCGCCTTCCTGGTCGGCTGGAATCTGCTGCTCGAATACGCGGTCGCCGCGGCGGCGGTGGCCATCGGATGGTCCGGATTGTTCGGTGCGGCACTGCATTCCCTTTTCGGTGTGACATTGCCGCACGCGATAAGCGCCGGACCGTCGGACGGCGGTGTACTGAACCTGCCCGCCGTGCTGATCACCGCCGCGATCGTCGCAATTCTGGTGTTCGACGTGAAAGTCACCGCGGTTGTGGTGAAAACGCTCGTCGCGGTCACCATCGGGGTGCTGGTTCTCGTTATCGCGGTCGGCGGCCCGCATATCGAACCCGGGCGCTGGTCACCATTTCTTCCGTTCGGCGTCAACGGAATCGCCGCGGGCGCGGCACTGGCCTTCTTCGCCTATCTGGGCTTCGATATCGTCGCCACCTCCGCCGAGGAGACGCGCAGGCCGGCGCGCGATCTGCCGTGGGCCATCATCGGTTCGGTCGTGGTGGCCACCGCGCTGTACGTCGCGGTGAGCGCGGTGCTCACCGGTGTCGCGCCCTACGAGAGCCTGGACAATGCCGCGCCGGTGGCCACCGCACTGGCCGCCATCGGTGCGGGCTGGATCGGCAAGGTCATCCTGGTGGCCTCGGTCGTCGCGCTCACCAAGGGTCTGCTGATGCTGTTCTACGGGCAGACCCGGCTGATCTTCGCGATGAGTCGCGACGGCATGCTGCCACCGGTCTTGTGCCGCACCAGCTCTCGCGGTGTTCCGGTGCGCACCGGCCTGGTGCTCGGCGTGATCATCGCGGTGGTCGCCGGGCTGCTGCCCATCGCAACCGTCGCGGAGCTGGTGAATATCGGCGCGCTGTTCGCCTTCGTCACCGTGGCGATCGGCGTGGTGGTGCTGCGCCGCACCGCGGCCGATCGGCACCGGCCGTTCCGGGTGCCGTTCATGCCGGTCGTCCCGATTGCCGCCGTCGCGGGATGCGCCTGGCTGGCAACCACTTTCGAGGCACTCACCTGGCTGCGCTTCGCCGTGTGGAGCGCGGTGGGCGCGGCCGTCTATTTCGGTTACGGCCGTGGTCATTCCGTGGCGGCCCCGACGAAAGGTCGAGCGTGA
- a CDS encoding alpha-hydroxy acid oxidase: protein MTAQLDSMYPTRVDFGTVEEIHRAAAAALPPDVFDFVEGGAGRESTLRANRAAFERWRILPEPMSGVAVPDTRTALLGMPLEIPVLTAPFGGDALFNPAGHPAVATAAQRHGALSIVPEAGSFSYEQVRAAAPDAARIAQIHPFAHAPAVAERVRRAGFAALCVTVDCAVGGFRTRNMGNRFDPDMRHFGGNLTGRDGAPGVAEVFGHLLKHGATAWNWADLRAAAAEFRLPWIAKGILTPAAAEIAAAAGAAAIVVSNHGGRQVDPAPASLEMLPSIRAAVGPDIPILFDSGIRTGSDIFIALALGADAVVLGRATIYGLAAAGEAGVSRVLELLTEELRTLMILSGAATIADIDGSRLLAVRE from the coding sequence GTGACAGCGCAATTGGACAGCATGTATCCCACCCGGGTGGATTTCGGCACGGTCGAGGAGATCCATCGGGCAGCGGCGGCCGCACTACCGCCGGACGTCTTCGATTTCGTCGAGGGCGGCGCCGGACGGGAAAGTACGCTGCGCGCCAATCGGGCGGCCTTCGAGCGCTGGCGCATCCTGCCCGAGCCGATGAGCGGCGTCGCGGTACCCGACACCCGCACCGCCCTGCTCGGTATGCCACTCGAAATCCCGGTGCTCACCGCGCCGTTCGGCGGTGACGCACTCTTCAACCCCGCCGGTCATCCGGCCGTGGCCACGGCCGCCCAACGGCACGGTGCGCTGTCGATCGTGCCGGAGGCGGGCAGCTTCTCGTATGAGCAGGTCCGAGCCGCCGCACCGGATGCGGCCCGGATCGCGCAGATCCACCCGTTCGCGCACGCGCCCGCGGTCGCCGAGCGGGTGCGCAGGGCCGGGTTCGCCGCGCTCTGTGTGACCGTCGACTGCGCGGTCGGCGGCTTCCGCACCCGGAATATGGGTAACCGCTTCGATCCGGATATGCGGCATTTCGGCGGCAATCTCACCGGGCGCGACGGCGCGCCCGGGGTCGCCGAGGTGTTCGGACATCTGCTGAAACACGGTGCCACCGCGTGGAATTGGGCCGATCTGCGGGCGGCCGCCGCGGAATTCCGGCTGCCGTGGATCGCCAAGGGCATCTTGACGCCCGCGGCGGCCGAAATCGCGGCGGCGGCCGGTGCTGCGGCCATCGTCGTCTCCAATCACGGCGGCCGCCAAGTGGATCCGGCTCCGGCGAGCCTGGAGATGCTGCCGTCGATCCGGGCAGCGGTGGGACCGGACATCCCGATCCTGTTCGACAGCGGAATACGCACGGGCAGCGATATTTTCATCGCCCTCGCACTCGGCGCCGACGCCGTGGTGCTCGGGCGCGCCACGATATACGGCCTGGCCGCCGCGGGCGAGGCCGGGGTGAGCCGGGTACTCGAACTGCTCACCGAGGAGCTGCGCACCCTGATGATCCTGTCCGGCGCGGCCACCATCGCCGATATCGACGGCTCTCGGCTGCTGGCGGTGCGGGAATGA
- a CDS encoding RidA family protein produces the protein MNAPFPSARLGSGLVFTSGLASIDPATMTPKHTEFADQLEDVLHQLDSALIGAGSSRERTLKIDCYLADRRWFPAWNAAFAAFFGATAPARTTTVTTLPIDGLLIEIQAVAVAG, from the coding sequence ATGAACGCCCCGTTCCCCTCGGCCCGGCTCGGCTCCGGCCTGGTGTTCACCTCCGGACTCGCCTCGATCGACCCGGCCACCATGACGCCGAAACACACCGAATTCGCCGATCAGCTCGAAGACGTACTGCACCAACTGGATTCGGCGCTGATCGGGGCGGGCAGCTCGCGTGAGCGCACCCTCAAAATCGACTGTTATCTGGCGGATCGCCGCTGGTTCCCGGCCTGGAACGCCGCATTCGCCGCGTTTTTCGGGGCCACCGCGCCCGCCCGCACCACCACCGTCACCACGCTGCCCATCGACGGGCTGCTCATCGAAATCCAGGCCGTCGCCGTCGCGGGCTGA
- a CDS encoding M15 family metallopeptidase has translation MLLTNDGSANRIRLGLPTVLLPAVVAATVAAGAAQAAPGLPIDPRAALGSAAGTEGLEPGLAVAYTLAERAAHAEGVPLSITSGYRTPAEQQRLWDDGVRTYGSPDAARRWVLPPGESTHVSGQAVDVGPQAGAQWLEANGTRWGLCRMYANEWWHFERATIPGGACPPMRPDAHDR, from the coding sequence ATGTTGCTGACGAACGATGGCTCGGCGAATCGGATTCGGCTCGGACTGCCCACGGTCCTGCTGCCCGCGGTGGTCGCGGCCACTGTGGCGGCGGGCGCCGCGCAGGCCGCACCCGGCCTACCGATCGATCCGCGCGCGGCGCTCGGATCGGCGGCGGGCACCGAGGGACTGGAACCCGGCCTCGCGGTGGCGTACACCCTCGCCGAGCGGGCTGCGCACGCCGAGGGTGTGCCGCTGTCCATCACCTCCGGCTACCGCACCCCCGCCGAACAGCAGCGACTCTGGGACGACGGGGTGCGGACCTACGGCAGTCCCGATGCCGCCCGCCGCTGGGTGCTGCCGCCCGGCGAATCGACACACGTCTCCGGGCAGGCGGTCGACGTCGGCCCGCAGGCGGGCGCGCAATGGCTGGAGGCCAACGGCACCCGCTGGGGCCTGTGCCGGATGTACGCCAACGAGTGGTGGCATTTCGAACGCGCGACCATCCCCGGCGGCGCCTGCCCGCCGATGCGCCCGGACGCGCACGACCGCTAG
- a CDS encoding fumarate hydratase has translation MTTPEFRYSDLLPIGADDTPYRLLTTEGVSTFEHNGRTFLQVEPEALRLLTAEAMHDISHYLRPAHLTQLRKIIDDPESSGNDRFVALDLLKNVNISAGGILPMCQDTGTAIVMGKKSEGVLTGADDAEWISRGVFDAYTKLNLRYSQLAPITMWDEKNTGSNLPAQIELYSTPGDPAHPAYKFLFMAKGGGSANKSFLYQETKAILNPARMLEFLDEKIRSLGTAACPPYHLAVVIGGTSAEFALKTAKYASAHYLDHLPTEGSLAAHAFRDLELEEEVFKLTQSFGIGAQFGGKYFCHDVRVVRLPRHGASCPVAIAVSCSADRQALAKITPEGVFLEQLEREPAQYLPEQTDAILGGDVVRIDLNRPMSEIRAELSKYPVKTRLSLNGPLVVARDIAHAKIKERLDAGEPMPDYLRDMAVYYAGPAKTPEGYASGSFGPTTAGRMDSYVDQFQAAGGSFVMLAKGNRSAQVTKACKEHGGFYLGSIGGPAARLALDCIKSVEVLEYPELGMEAVWKIEVEDFPAFIVVDDKGNDFFAETQKPIALRVRTRSKERV, from the coding sequence GTGACGACCCCGGAGTTCCGCTATTCAGATCTGCTGCCGATCGGCGCCGACGACACCCCGTACCGGTTGCTCACCACCGAGGGCGTCAGCACGTTCGAGCACAACGGCCGCACCTTCCTGCAGGTCGAGCCGGAGGCGCTGCGGCTGCTCACCGCCGAGGCGATGCACGACATCAGCCACTACCTGCGGCCCGCGCACCTCACCCAGTTGCGCAAGATCATCGACGATCCGGAATCCAGCGGCAACGACCGCTTCGTCGCGCTCGACCTGCTCAAGAACGTGAACATCTCCGCGGGCGGCATCCTGCCCATGTGCCAGGACACCGGCACCGCGATCGTGATGGGCAAGAAGTCCGAGGGCGTGCTCACCGGCGCCGACGACGCCGAATGGATCAGCCGGGGCGTGTTCGACGCCTATACCAAGCTGAACCTGCGCTATTCGCAGCTCGCGCCGATCACCATGTGGGATGAGAAGAACACCGGCTCGAATCTGCCCGCGCAGATCGAGTTGTATTCCACCCCGGGCGATCCCGCGCATCCGGCATACAAATTCCTATTCATGGCCAAGGGCGGCGGTTCGGCCAACAAGTCGTTTCTGTACCAGGAGACCAAGGCCATCCTGAATCCGGCGCGAATGCTGGAATTCCTGGACGAGAAGATCCGCTCGCTCGGCACCGCGGCCTGCCCGCCCTATCACCTCGCGGTGGTGATCGGCGGCACCAGTGCCGAATTCGCGTTGAAGACCGCCAAATACGCGTCCGCGCATTACCTGGACCACCTGCCCACCGAGGGATCCCTTGCGGCCCATGCCTTCCGGGATCTGGAGCTGGAGGAGGAGGTGTTCAAACTCACCCAATCCTTCGGCATCGGTGCGCAGTTCGGCGGTAAGTACTTCTGCCACGACGTGCGCGTCGTACGCCTGCCTAGGCACGGCGCGAGTTGTCCGGTGGCCATCGCGGTTTCGTGTTCGGCGGACCGGCAGGCGCTGGCGAAGATCACTCCGGAGGGCGTATTCCTCGAACAGCTCGAGCGCGAACCCGCGCAGTACCTGCCCGAGCAGACCGACGCCATCCTGGGCGGTGACGTCGTGCGGATCGATCTGAACCGGCCGATGTCGGAGATCCGCGCCGAATTGTCGAAATACCCGGTGAAGACCCGCCTTTCGCTGAACGGCCCGCTGGTGGTCGCCCGCGATATCGCGCACGCGAAGATCAAGGAGCGGCTCGACGCCGGCGAGCCGATGCCGGACTACCTGCGCGATATGGCCGTGTACTACGCGGGCCCGGCCAAGACGCCGGAGGGTTATGCCTCCGGTTCGTTCGGTCCCACCACCGCGGGCCGGATGGATTCCTATGTCGATCAGTTCCAGGCGGCGGGCGGTTCGTTCGTCATGCTGGCGAAGGGCAACCGTTCGGCGCAGGTGACCAAGGCGTGCAAGGAGCACGGCGGGTTCTACCTCGGCTCCATCGGCGGGCCCGCGGCGCGGCTGGCGCTGGACTGCATCAAATCGGTCGAGGTGCTGGAGTATCCGGAGCTCGGCATGGAGGCCGTGTGGAAGATCGAGGTCGAGGACTTCCCGGCCTTCATCGTCGTCGACGACAAGGGCAACGACTTCTTCGCCGAAACCCAGAAGCCGATCGCGCTGCGGGTGCGCACCCGGTCCAAAGAGCGCGTCTGA
- a CDS encoding MarR family winged helix-turn-helix transcriptional regulator, whose protein sequence is MTEPHWLDDVEMRAWVGFVRTRDLIAAAVGRDSTRESNLTYIEYSVLANLANSADHRLTFADLAARLEWSQSRLSHQITRMEKRGLVVREPIPDDARRTAARLTQRGTDVLTAAAPAHVLSVRRHMIDVLDREQLAALADIYDALLAHHRGTATGND, encoded by the coding sequence GTGACAGAACCCCACTGGCTCGATGACGTCGAAATGCGTGCCTGGGTGGGTTTCGTGCGCACTCGGGATCTGATCGCCGCCGCCGTCGGTCGCGACTCCACCCGCGAGTCCAACCTCACCTATATCGAATATTCCGTTCTGGCGAACCTGGCGAATTCCGCCGACCATCGACTCACCTTCGCCGACCTGGCCGCGCGACTCGAATGGTCGCAAAGCCGGTTGTCCCATCAGATCACCCGGATGGAGAAACGCGGATTGGTGGTGCGCGAACCGATTCCGGATGACGCCCGCCGCACCGCCGCCCGGCTCACCCAGCGCGGAACCGATGTGCTGACCGCGGCCGCGCCCGCGCACGTGCTCAGCGTGCGCAGGCACATGATCGATGTGCTCGACCGCGAACAGCTGGCCGCGCTCGCCGATATATACGACGCGCTCCTCGCACACCACCGCGGCACCGCGACCGGAAACGACTGA
- the mftD gene encoding pre-mycofactocin synthase MftD (MftD, an enzyme found in the mycofactocin biosynthesis locus, performs an oxidative deamination of 3-amino-5-[(p-hydroxyphenyl)methyl]-4,4-dimethyl-2-pyrrolidinone (AHDP). The resulting compound, now called pre-mycofactocin (PMFT), is a biologically active redox cofactor that can oxidize the non-exchangeable NADH of TIGR03971 family SDR-type oxidoreductases.) produces MNPWFESVAEAQRRAKKRLPKSVYGALVAGSERGQTIEDNQRAFAELGFAPHIAGPIGDRDQSTTVLGQKLSMPVLISPTGVQAVHPDGEVAVARAAAARGIAMGLSSFASKPVEEVIAANPATFFQLYWCGGKDEILQRMSRAKSAGAVGLILTLDWSFSHGRDWGSPVIPEKLDLRTMLKFAPQTVAKPRWLATYLRARHIPDLTAPNMAVGDGPAPGFFGAYGEWMGTPPPDWSDVRWICEQWDGPVMLKGVMRVDDALRAVDAGAAAISVSNHGGNNLDGTPAAIRALPVLADRVGGQLEVLLDGGIRRGSDVVKAVALGARAVMIGRAYLWGLAANGQAGVENVLDILRGGIDSALLGLRKTTVAELDRGDIVVPDGFERALGLP; encoded by the coding sequence ATGAACCCGTGGTTCGAATCCGTCGCCGAGGCGCAGCGGCGCGCGAAAAAGCGCCTGCCCAAATCGGTTTACGGCGCGCTGGTGGCCGGCTCCGAGCGCGGCCAGACCATCGAGGACAATCAGCGCGCATTCGCCGAACTCGGCTTCGCCCCACACATCGCGGGCCCGATCGGCGACCGTGACCAATCGACCACCGTACTGGGACAAAAGCTTTCGATGCCGGTGCTGATCTCGCCCACCGGCGTGCAGGCGGTGCACCCGGACGGTGAGGTCGCGGTGGCCAGGGCCGCCGCCGCGCGCGGAATCGCCATGGGGCTCAGCTCGTTCGCGAGCAAACCGGTCGAGGAGGTGATCGCCGCGAACCCGGCCACCTTCTTCCAGCTGTACTGGTGCGGCGGCAAAGACGAGATCCTGCAGCGGATGTCGCGCGCGAAAAGCGCGGGCGCGGTGGGCCTCATCCTCACCCTCGACTGGTCCTTCTCACACGGCCGGGACTGGGGCAGCCCGGTGATTCCCGAAAAGCTGGACCTGCGCACCATGCTGAAATTCGCGCCGCAGACCGTGGCGAAGCCGCGCTGGCTGGCAACGTACCTGCGCGCCAGGCATATTCCGGATCTCACCGCGCCGAATATGGCCGTCGGCGACGGACCTGCGCCCGGCTTTTTCGGCGCGTACGGCGAATGGATGGGCACCCCGCCGCCGGACTGGTCCGATGTGCGCTGGATCTGCGAACAGTGGGACGGCCCGGTCATGCTCAAGGGCGTGATGCGGGTGGACGACGCGCTGCGCGCGGTCGACGCGGGCGCCGCCGCGATCTCGGTATCGAATCACGGCGGCAACAACCTCGACGGGACACCGGCGGCGATCCGCGCGCTCCCGGTGCTGGCCGATCGGGTCGGCGGGCAGCTGGAAGTCTTGCTGGACGGCGGAATTCGGCGCGGCAGCGATGTGGTCAAGGCGGTGGCGCTCGGCGCACGCGCGGTCATGATCGGGCGGGCCTATTTGTGGGGTCTGGCCGCGAACGGCCAGGCGGGCGTCGAGAATGTGCTCGACATCCTGCGCGGCGGAATCGATTCGGCGCTGCTGGGCCTGCGCAAAACCACGGTGGCGGAATTGGATCGGGGCGATATCGTGGTGCCCGACGGATTCGAGCGCGCGCTCGGATTGCCCTGA
- the mftE gene encoding mycofactocin biosynthesis peptidyl-dipeptidase MftE, which yields MLVADLTWPEADALDAAVLLVPLGATEQHGPHLPLSTDTDIAVELCRRVAGRYSNVLVAPAIPYGASGEHAGFPGTVSIGQAALELLVVELCRSATATFERILLVSGHGGNLEPLDRAVAVLRGESRDVRLYLPRWQGDPHAGRSETALQLAIDPARVRLERAEKGDTRALSEIMPLLRSGGVRAVSPNGVLGDPVGACAIEGRELLDRLTADLVAHIRRSWPDTLAEGHPR from the coding sequence ATGCTGGTGGCGGATCTCACATGGCCGGAGGCGGACGCCCTGGACGCGGCGGTGCTGCTCGTACCGCTCGGCGCGACCGAACAGCACGGCCCCCATCTGCCGCTGTCCACCGATACCGACATCGCCGTCGAACTCTGCCGCCGGGTGGCCGGGCGATATTCGAATGTCCTTGTGGCACCGGCCATTCCGTACGGCGCCAGCGGTGAGCACGCCGGATTTCCCGGCACCGTCTCGATCGGGCAGGCGGCGCTGGAGCTGCTGGTGGTCGAGCTGTGCCGGTCGGCCACCGCGACATTCGAGCGCATCCTGCTGGTCAGCGGGCACGGCGGCAACCTGGAACCGCTCGACCGGGCGGTGGCGGTGCTGCGCGGGGAATCTCGCGACGTCCGGCTGTATCTACCGCGCTGGCAGGGTGATCCGCATGCGGGCCGGTCCGAGACCGCATTGCAACTGGCCATCGACCCGGCCAGGGTGCGCCTGGAGCGTGCCGAAAAGGGCGACACCAGAGCCCTTTCCGAGATCATGCCGCTGCTGCGGTCCGGCGGCGTGCGCGCCGTCAGCCCGAACGGCGTGCTCGGAGATCCGGTGGGCGCCTGCGCGATCGAGGGCCGCGAGCTGCTCGATCGGCTGACCGCCGACCTCGTCGCACATATCCGGCGGTCGTGGCCGGACACACTCGCGGAAGGACATCCCCGATGA
- the mftR gene encoding mycofactocin system transcriptional regulator (MftR, the mycofactocin system transcriptional regulator, is an uncharacterized TetR family DNA-binding transcription factor. Its role is inferred by context. It occurs as part of the biosynthesis locus for mycofactocin, a partially characterized electron carrier derived from the terminal Val-Tyr dipeptide of the precursor peptide MftA, through a radical SAM enzyme-mediated process.), translating to MTATRGRPRGTTKRELELIAMRLFTEQGFDETTVDQIAAAAGISGRTFFRYFPTKAEVLWYQFDDEVASLRAAFATVPDDIPMMTAVRRVVVNANRYRAEDVPELRTRMHLVSAVPALAATAGAHYDAWERAVSAFAARRLGEPADALIPLAVGRTTLAAARAAFDAWLARADADLTVYLDAALAALARGFDPTDAETDQLSELPEGFGGKRLGV from the coding sequence GTGACGGCAACGCGCGGCCGCCCCCGCGGCACCACCAAACGCGAACTCGAACTCATCGCCATGCGGCTGTTCACCGAGCAGGGCTTCGACGAGACGACGGTCGATCAGATCGCCGCGGCCGCGGGTATCAGCGGGCGCACCTTCTTCCGTTACTTCCCGACCAAGGCCGAGGTGCTCTGGTATCAGTTCGACGACGAAGTAGCGTCATTGCGCGCGGCCTTCGCCACCGTGCCCGACGATATTCCGATGATGACCGCCGTGCGCCGAGTCGTGGTGAACGCCAATCGATATCGCGCAGAGGACGTCCCCGAGCTGCGCACCAGGATGCATCTGGTGAGCGCGGTGCCCGCCCTCGCGGCCACCGCGGGTGCGCACTACGACGCCTGGGAGCGCGCCGTAAGCGCCTTCGCCGCGCGCAGACTCGGCGAACCCGCGGACGCGCTGATCCCGCTGGCCGTCGGCCGGACCACCCTGGCCGCCGCGCGGGCGGCCTTCGACGCGTGGCTGGCCCGCGCCGACGCGGACCTCACCGTCTATCTCGACGCGGCGCTGGCCGCACTCGCGCGCGGCTTCGACCCGACCGACGCCGAAACCGATCAGCTATCGGAGCTACCGGAAGGTTTCGGCGGCAAACGGCTCGGGGTATGA